In Strigops habroptila isolate Jane chromosome 2, bStrHab1.2.pri, whole genome shotgun sequence, one genomic interval encodes:
- the TMEM47 gene encoding transmembrane protein 47 — MASSGSGMEEVRVSVLTPLKLVGLVCIFLALCLDLGAVLSPAWVTADHQYYLSLWESCRKPGNLDSWLCESTLHSDWQIATLALLLGGAAIILIAFLIGLISICVGSRRRFYRPVAVMLFAAVVLQVCSLVLYPIKFIETVSLKIYHEFNWGYGLAWGATIFSFGGAILYCLNPKNYEDYY, encoded by the exons ATGGCTTCGTCCGGCAGCGGCATGGAGGAGGTGCGCGTCTCGGTGCTGACCCCGCTGAAGCTCGTGGGGCTGGTGTGCATCTTCCTGGCGCTGTGCCTGGACCTGGGAGCCGTGCTGAGCCCCGCCTGGGTGACAGCGGATCACCAGTACTACCTGTCCCTCTGGGAGTCCTGCCGCAAGCCCGGCAACTTGGACAGCTGGCTCTGCGAGTCCACGCTGCACAGCG ACTGGCAGATAGCTActcttgctttgctgctgggtGGTGCTGCCATTATTCTCATAGCTTTCCTGATTGGGTTGATCTCTATCTGCGTGGGATCTCGAAGGCGGTTCTACAGACCAGTTGCAGTCATGCTCTTTGCTGCAG ttgtTCTTCAGGTGTGCAGCTTAGTCCTTTACCCAATCAAGTTCATCGAAACGGTCAGCTTGAAAATATACCATGAGTTCAACTGGGGCTATGGCCTGGCTTGGGGTGCAACTATATTTTCATTTGGGGGCGCCATTCTTTATTGCCTGAACCCTAAGAACTATGAAGACTATTACTAG